One genomic segment of Peribacillus sp. FSL H8-0477 includes these proteins:
- the sdaAA gene encoding L-serine ammonia-lyase, iron-sulfur-dependent, subunit alpha, producing the protein MFRNVAELVELAQTQNKKISTIMIEQEVEVTGKTREQILSQMETNLDVMEKAVERGLQGVRSVSGLTGGDAVLLQEYIKKGTFLSGEILLDAVSKAVATNEVNAAMGTICATPTAGSAGVVPGTLFAVQRKLNPTKEQKIEFLFTAGAFGFVVANNASISGAAGGCQAEVGSAAGMAAAAIVEMAGGSPAQSAEAMAITLKNMLGLVCDPVAGLVEVPCVKRNAMGAANAMVAADMALAGITSRIPCDEVIIAMYEIGQSMPSALRETAQGGLAATPTGRALEAKIFGLPLLKK; encoded by the coding sequence TTGTTTCGTAATGTAGCAGAATTAGTAGAATTAGCACAAACACAAAATAAAAAAATATCCACCATTATGATAGAACAGGAAGTTGAAGTTACAGGGAAGACGAGAGAGCAAATTCTTTCTCAGATGGAAACAAATTTGGATGTAATGGAAAAAGCGGTTGAACGTGGTTTGCAAGGTGTACGTTCCGTATCGGGTTTAACAGGTGGAGACGCTGTTCTTTTACAAGAATATATTAAAAAAGGTACCTTCCTTTCGGGTGAAATTTTACTCGATGCGGTAAGTAAAGCTGTTGCTACAAATGAAGTAAATGCAGCGATGGGAACGATTTGTGCGACTCCTACAGCTGGATCAGCGGGTGTTGTTCCGGGAACATTATTTGCAGTTCAAAGAAAATTAAATCCAACTAAAGAACAAAAAATTGAATTCCTCTTTACAGCAGGAGCATTTGGGTTTGTTGTAGCCAATAATGCATCGATTTCCGGCGCAGCAGGCGGATGCCAAGCGGAGGTCGGGTCGGCAGCAGGAATGGCAGCAGCGGCCATTGTAGAAATGGCAGGAGGCTCTCCTGCTCAAAGTGCGGAGGCAATGGCCATTACCCTGAAAAACATGTTAGGACTTGTCTGTGATCCAGTTGCAGGACTTGTTGAAGTACCATGTGTGAAACGAAATGCTATGGGGGCGGCAAATGCTATGGTTGCAGCTGATATGGCATTAGCAGGAATTACCAGCAGGATTCCGTGTGATGAAGTTATTATCGCCATGTATGAAATAGGTCAATCGATGCCTTCAGCTTTACGAGAAACAGCACAGGGAGGGTTAGCGGCAACTCCGACTGGCCGAGCTTTGGAAGCTAAGATATTCGGTCTGCCGCTTCTGAAGAAATGA
- the recG gene encoding ATP-dependent DNA helicase RecG: MNQVLQESVTAVKGIGNETALTLNEMGIHTVFDLFEHLPFRYEDYRLKDLETVEHEERVTIEGKIHSQPMLTYFGKKKSRLTFKVFVGNNLITVIFFNQPYLKSKMDINSVVTVTGKWDRHRQTITGSECHIGENRQEKEYEPVYSIKGSMTVKGLRRYIGNAFKQFGPAIEENLPQGLISQYRLMPRPNALWTMHFPASEDDMKQARRRFVYEEFLLFQLKMQAMRKVQREESKGIEQDYNLEKVTTFIESLPFPLTDAQKRVVNEILADMKSPYRMNRLLQGDVGSGKTVVAAIALYTSISAGYQGALMVPTEILAEQHAASMRAMLEPFGIKSALLTSSVKGKKRRELLEALYSGDINLLIGTHALIQDEVNFLNLGLVITDEQHRFGVNQRRVLREKGNSPDVLFMTATPIPRTLAITVFGEMDVSTIDEMPAGRKIIETYWAKHNMLDRILVFIEKELQQGRQAYVICPLIEESEKMDLENVLDVHAMLTQYFGERYQVGLMHGKLPADEKDAVMKDFSQNMTKVLVSTTVVEVGVNVPNATVMVIYDAERFGLAQLHQLRGRVGRGSDQSFCILLADPKSENGKERMTIMTETNDGFVVSEKDLELRGPGDFFGRKQSGVPEFKVADMVHDYRTLEVARNDAAKLIASEAFWHAPDYEPLRKHLASTGVLDGEKLD, translated from the coding sequence ATGAACCAAGTATTACAAGAGTCTGTTACCGCCGTTAAAGGAATTGGAAATGAGACTGCACTAACACTAAATGAAATGGGCATTCATACCGTGTTTGATTTATTTGAACATCTCCCTTTCCGCTACGAAGATTATCGTTTAAAGGATTTAGAAACGGTAGAACATGAAGAACGAGTGACGATTGAAGGGAAAATCCACAGTCAGCCGATGCTTACGTATTTTGGAAAGAAAAAGTCTCGGCTGACATTCAAGGTTTTTGTAGGGAATAATCTAATTACAGTTATTTTTTTCAATCAGCCCTATTTAAAGTCAAAGATGGACATCAACAGCGTAGTGACGGTTACTGGAAAGTGGGATCGCCATCGCCAAACCATTACAGGCAGTGAATGTCATATTGGTGAAAATAGACAGGAAAAAGAATATGAACCTGTCTATTCGATAAAGGGTAGTATGACCGTTAAAGGGCTGCGCCGTTATATCGGCAACGCCTTTAAACAGTTTGGACCAGCTATTGAAGAAAACCTGCCGCAAGGATTAATTTCACAGTATAGATTGATGCCAAGACCCAATGCCTTATGGACGATGCACTTTCCAGCTTCAGAGGATGATATGAAGCAAGCGAGACGCCGCTTTGTTTATGAAGAGTTTTTACTTTTTCAACTGAAGATGCAGGCAATGCGTAAAGTTCAAAGAGAAGAATCAAAAGGAATAGAACAAGACTATAATCTTGAAAAAGTAACTACGTTTATCGAATCTCTGCCCTTTCCTCTGACGGATGCTCAGAAACGGGTTGTTAATGAAATATTAGCAGATATGAAATCTCCCTATAGAATGAACCGCCTTCTGCAAGGGGATGTTGGATCTGGAAAAACGGTTGTAGCGGCTATCGCCTTGTATACATCCATTTCCGCTGGGTATCAAGGAGCTTTAATGGTCCCTACTGAGATATTAGCTGAACAACATGCCGCTTCAATGCGTGCAATGCTTGAACCTTTTGGAATAAAGTCGGCTCTTTTGACAAGCTCCGTGAAAGGGAAAAAACGGCGGGAACTGCTAGAAGCATTATACAGCGGAGACATTAATTTATTAATCGGTACCCATGCTCTTATTCAAGATGAAGTGAATTTCCTCAATCTTGGACTTGTCATAACCGATGAACAGCACCGGTTTGGTGTGAACCAACGGCGGGTTTTACGAGAAAAGGGGAATAGTCCTGATGTCTTATTTATGACAGCGACGCCGATTCCTAGAACGCTGGCCATTACAGTTTTTGGTGAAATGGATGTATCAACAATTGATGAAATGCCTGCTGGACGTAAAATCATTGAAACGTATTGGGCTAAGCATAATATGCTCGATAGGATTCTTGTTTTTATTGAAAAAGAATTGCAACAAGGTAGACAGGCTTATGTTATTTGTCCGTTGATTGAAGAATCGGAAAAAATGGATTTAGAGAACGTTCTTGATGTACATGCAATGCTGACACAGTATTTTGGTGAGCGATATCAAGTCGGATTGATGCATGGAAAACTTCCGGCGGATGAAAAAGACGCTGTTATGAAGGATTTCAGCCAGAACATGACAAAAGTTCTTGTCTCCACTACAGTCGTTGAGGTGGGGGTTAATGTACCTAATGCTACCGTGATGGTTATTTATGATGCGGAACGATTCGGTCTCGCACAGCTTCACCAGCTTCGCGGCCGGGTAGGAAGAGGGAGCGATCAGTCTTTCTGTATCCTGTTAGCTGATCCCAAATCGGAAAATGGGAAGGAGCGAATGACCATTATGACCGAGACAAATGATGGTTTTGTCGTTTCTGAAAAAGATCTCGAACTTCGTGGGCCTGGTGATTTCTTTGGAAGAAAGCAAAGTGGTGTTCCTGAATTTAAAGTGGCGGATATGGTTCATGATTATCGCACACTTGAAGTAGCTAGAAATGATGCAGCCAAACTCATTGCTTCGGAAGCATTTTGGCATGCGCCGGATTATGAACCCCTTCGAAAGCATCTCGCAAGCACCGGCGTATTGGATGGAGAAAAGCTGGATTAA
- the fapR gene encoding transcription factor FapR: protein MKRNKKERQQLLIDTIKGNPFVTDEELAEKFSVSVQTIRLDRLELSIPELRERIKNVAEKRLSDEIRALPIDEVIGEVIDVNLDQNAISILDINKEHVFKRNGIARGHHLFAQANSLAVAVIDDELALTAKASILFTRSVRENERVVAKARVLDTASSDRSNVEVNSYVGSELVFKGEFEMYRSCQPEKGGENENSH from the coding sequence ATGAAAAGGAATAAGAAGGAACGCCAGCAGTTATTAATCGACACGATTAAAGGAAATCCTTTCGTAACAGATGAAGAGCTGGCTGAAAAATTTTCCGTGAGTGTTCAAACAATCAGGCTGGACCGGCTTGAACTTTCCATTCCCGAACTACGAGAGCGGATAAAAAACGTTGCGGAAAAAAGATTAAGCGATGAAATCAGGGCACTCCCGATTGATGAAGTGATTGGTGAGGTCATTGATGTGAATTTAGACCAAAATGCAATTTCAATTCTTGATATAAATAAAGAACATGTTTTTAAACGAAATGGGATAGCGCGAGGCCATCATTTGTTCGCGCAAGCTAATTCCCTTGCTGTAGCTGTTATCGATGACGAATTGGCGCTGACGGCAAAAGCATCCATTCTATTTACACGATCCGTAAGGGAAAATGAGAGAGTGGTTGCTAAGGCTCGTGTGTTGGATACGGCTTCAAGTGATCGTTCGAATGTAGAAGTGAACAGTTATGTTGGCAGCGAATTGGTATTTAAGGGCGAGTTTGAAATGTACCGCTCCTGTCAGCCGGAAAAGGGTGGAGAAAATGAAAATAGCCATTGA